The following are encoded together in the Pseudomonas sp. IB20 genome:
- the tssA gene encoding type VI secretion system protein TssA, whose product MDVPLLLTAVSATSPCGEDMEYDADFLHLERAAKGQPERSMGDSILPAEPPDWRSIQQQSLDLLQRRLHPHFLLQSSLALQGVAGLADALTLINALLREYWADLHPRLDADDDNDPTVRINALSGLTSDATIRLLRESILTRSRTFGPVSLRAALNASGLMSFPDEQLGSQQLNAAFLDSDPEQLQATRNAVSAARAACEAIEQQVSDQVGSAQGVDLSLLKQPLKQALQVLNQFVPNSDTSSEPEAVSDDNAPSVEYAAAPAAPRPTGDIANRDDVLRSLDKILAYYTRHEPSSPLPVLLNRAKNLVHADFAAIVRNLIPDGMSQFENLRGPDGE is encoded by the coding sequence GTGGATGTGCCGTTGCTGCTCACCGCCGTTTCCGCGACTTCGCCGTGTGGCGAAGACATGGAATATGACGCGGACTTTCTCCACCTGGAGCGTGCCGCCAAGGGCCAACCCGAGCGCAGCATGGGCGATTCTATCCTGCCCGCTGAACCGCCGGATTGGCGCAGCATCCAGCAGCAAAGCCTCGACTTGTTGCAGCGCAGGCTCCATCCCCATTTCCTGTTGCAAAGCTCCCTCGCTCTCCAAGGCGTGGCCGGGCTGGCCGATGCCCTCACGCTGATCAACGCCCTGCTGCGCGAATACTGGGCCGACCTGCACCCGCGCCTGGATGCCGACGACGATAACGACCCCACCGTACGCATCAATGCCCTGTCCGGCTTGACCAGCGACGCGACCATTCGCCTGCTGCGCGAAAGCATCCTCACGCGCTCGCGCACCTTCGGCCCCGTGAGCCTGCGCGCCGCGCTGAACGCCAGCGGCTTGATGAGTTTCCCCGACGAACAGCTCGGCTCCCAGCAACTCAACGCCGCGTTCCTCGACAGCGACCCCGAACAACTGCAAGCCACCCGCAACGCCGTGAGCGCCGCACGTGCCGCCTGCGAAGCCATCGAACAACAAGTCAGCGACCAGGTCGGTTCGGCCCAGGGCGTGGACCTCAGCCTGTTGAAGCAACCGCTCAAGCAGGCGCTGCAAGTCCTCAACCAATTCGTACCGAACAGCGACACCAGCAGCGAGCCCGAGGCCGTCAGTGACGACAATGCCCCCTCGGTTGAATACGCCGCTGCCCCCGCAGCACCACGCCCGACCGGCGACATCGCCAACCGCGATGACGTGCTGCGCAGCCTCGACAAGATCCTTGCGTACTACACCCGGCACGAGCCTTCGAGCCCGCTGCCGGTGCTGTTAAACCGGGCGAAGAATCTGGTGCATGCCGACTTTGCAGCCATCGTGCGCAATCTGATTCCCGACGGCATGTCCCAATTTGAAAACCTGCGTGGCCCGGACGGCGAGTAA
- a CDS encoding Hcp family type VI secretion system effector, which translates to MAVDIFIKIGDIKGESMDKAHKDEIDVLNWSWGMAQSGNMHVGGGGGAGKVNIQDLSLTKYVDKASPNLMMHCASGKHIDKVKLTVRKAGGESQVEYMIINLEEVLVTSLSTGGSGTDDRLTENVTLNFAQVMVDYQPQKADGTKDGGAIKFGWNIRSNTKR; encoded by the coding sequence ATGGCTGTTGATATTTTCATCAAGATCGGCGACATCAAGGGCGAGTCCATGGACAAAGCCCACAAGGACGAAATCGACGTGCTGAACTGGAGCTGGGGCATGGCCCAGTCCGGCAACATGCATGTTGGCGGTGGCGGCGGCGCAGGCAAGGTGAATATCCAGGACCTGTCGCTGACCAAGTACGTCGACAAAGCCTCGCCGAACCTGATGATGCACTGCGCCAGCGGTAAGCACATCGACAAGGTCAAGCTGACCGTGCGCAAGGCCGGGGGCGAAAGCCAGGTCGAGTACATGATAATTAACCTGGAAGAAGTACTGGTCACGTCCCTGAGCACCGGCGGCTCGGGCACTGATGATCGCCTGACTGAAAACGTCACCCTGAACTTCGCCCAAGTGATGGTCGACTACCAGCCGCAGAAAGCAGACGGCACCAAAGACGGCGGCGCGATCAAGTTTGGCTGGAACATCCGTTCCAACACCAAGCGCTGA
- the tssF gene encoding type VI secretion system baseplate subunit TssF, with amino-acid sequence MNPRLLELYNQELHHVRESAAEFAKEYPKIASRLTLSGMDCADPYVERLLEGFAYLTARVQLKLDAEYPTFTHNLLEIAYPHYLAPTPSMTVVQLQTDPDEGSLASGFPLPRDTVLRAALGRETQTCCEYRTAHPVTLWPLQVSGAEYFGNPAAVLGRLAASEPKAKAGLRLTLRTGAELPFNSLNLDSLPLYLSGADEQPFRLYEQLLGNACAVFARKPGGDWVERLPQDALRSKGFDDADAAMPVVARAFQGYRLLQEYFALPHRFLFVEFAELSRAVKRCDGQELELIVLFDRHEPSLEGSVGAAQFMPFCTPAINLFPKRVDRIHLSDRVNEHHVIADRTRPMDFEIHSLSGIAGHGTGPEQPFLPFYAVRDPSRYGRDQAYYTLRREPRVLSSDQRRNGPRSTYVGSETFVSLVDSQQAPYRHDLRQLGVTALCTNRDLPLFMSVGSGKTDFTLADSAPVLSVRCVAGPSRPRASHAHDAKAWRLISQLSLNYLSLSEQGQGAGALRELLRLYGDSNDAALQLQIEGLREVSSKAVTRRLPMPGPIVFGRGLEITLEFDENAFRGTGVFLLGAVLERFLARYVSINSFTETVIRTTERGEIMRWKAKPGRRPTL; translated from the coding sequence ATGAACCCACGCCTGCTGGAGCTGTACAACCAGGAACTGCACCACGTGCGCGAAAGCGCCGCCGAGTTCGCCAAGGAATACCCGAAGATCGCCAGTCGGCTGACCTTGTCCGGTATGGACTGCGCCGACCCGTACGTCGAACGCCTGCTCGAAGGTTTTGCCTACCTCACCGCCCGCGTGCAACTCAAGCTCGACGCCGAGTACCCGACCTTCACCCACAACCTGCTGGAAATCGCTTACCCGCACTACCTGGCGCCCACGCCATCGATGACCGTGGTGCAATTGCAGACCGACCCCGACGAAGGCTCCCTGGCCAGCGGCTTTCCGCTGCCGCGCGACACCGTCTTGCGTGCCGCGCTGGGCCGCGAAACCCAGACCTGCTGCGAGTACCGCACCGCACACCCGGTGACGTTGTGGCCGTTGCAGGTCAGCGGCGCCGAGTACTTCGGCAACCCCGCCGCCGTGCTCGGCCGCCTGGCCGCCAGCGAGCCGAAAGCCAAGGCCGGCTTGCGCCTGACCCTGCGCACCGGCGCCGAATTGCCGTTCAACAGCCTCAACCTCGACAGCCTGCCGCTGTACCTCAGCGGCGCGGATGAACAGCCGTTCCGCCTCTACGAACAACTGCTGGGCAATGCCTGCGCGGTGTTTGCGCGCAAGCCCGGCGGTGATTGGGTCGAGCGCCTGCCGCAAGACGCCCTGCGTTCCAAGGGCTTTGACGACGCCGACGCGGCTATGCCGGTGGTGGCCCGCGCGTTCCAGGGCTATCGGCTGTTGCAGGAATACTTCGCCCTGCCCCACCGTTTCCTGTTCGTCGAATTTGCCGAGCTGAGCCGCGCAGTCAAACGTTGCGACGGCCAGGAGCTGGAGCTAATCGTGCTGTTCGACCGCCACGAGCCGAGCCTGGAAGGCAGTGTCGGCGCGGCGCAGTTCATGCCGTTCTGCACCCCGGCGATCAACCTGTTCCCCAAACGCGTGGACCGTATTCATTTGTCCGACCGCGTCAACGAACACCATGTGATCGCCGACCGCACACGGCCGATGGATTTTGAGATTCACTCGCTAAGCGGCATCGCCGGCCATGGCACCGGGCCGGAGCAGCCGTTCCTGCCGTTCTATGCGGTGCGCGACCCGTCACGCTATGGGCGCGATCAGGCTTACTACACGCTGCGCCGCGAGCCCCGCGTGTTGTCCAGCGACCAGCGCCGCAATGGCCCGCGCTCCACTTATGTGGGCAGCGAAACCTTTGTCAGCCTGGTCGACAGCCAGCAAGCGCCGTACCGCCACGACCTGCGCCAACTCGGCGTGACGGCGCTGTGCACCAACCGCGATTTGCCGCTGTTCATGAGCGTAGGCAGCGGCAAGACCGACTTCACCTTGGCCGACAGCGCGCCGGTGTTGTCGGTGCGCTGCGTCGCCGGGCCGAGCCGCCCGCGCGCCAGCCACGCCCACGATGCCAAGGCTTGGCGCCTGATCAGCCAGTTGTCGCTCAACTACCTGTCGCTGAGCGAACAAGGCCAGGGCGCCGGCGCCTTGCGCGAACTGTTGCGCCTGTATGGCGACAGCAACGACGCGGCGCTGCAATTGCAAATCGAAGGCCTGCGCGAAGTCAGCAGTAAAGCCGTGACCCGTCGCCTGCCGATGCCCGGCCCGATTGTGTTTGGCCGTGGCCTGGAAATCACCCTGGAATTCGATGAAAACGCGTTTCGCGGCACCGGCGTGTTTCTGCTCGGTGCGGTGCTGGAGCGCTTCCTGGCACGCTACGTGTCGATCAACAGTTTTACCGAGACGGTGATCCGTACCACCGAACGCGGCGAGATCATGCGATGGAAAGCCAAGCCCGGGCGTCGTCCGACCCTGTGA
- the tssK gene encoding type VI secretion system baseplate subunit TssK yields MSWNNRVVWSEGMFIGTQHFQQHDRYLENLIDARSRPLSAGAWGFSELLIDQGLLAQGKLAIVSARGLLPDGTPFNIPQDDLAPSPLNIDDNLRDGLVYLALPLKRAGARDTVDDGEDLGGARYVSQVREVRDDNAPFENRAPVAVGSRALRLLTAQDGISDYAAIGLVRIKEKRADRALVLDDTYIPPVLDVAASKPLTAFRSELLGLLHQRGEALAGRVVASGAGGASEIADFMLLQLVNRAQPLLQHFSQLSPLHPERFFSELVSLAGEFSTFSTSGRRPQEYPQYQHDDLALSFTPVMAALREALSMLIDSKATPIPIVEKAYGVHVAMLADKTLLDSASFILVVRADVPGETLRARFGQQSKVGSVEHIRDLVNLQLPGIGLLPLPVAPRQISYHAGSTYYELDRGSEHWQQLNNSGGFAFHIAGQFPGLNLAFWAIRG; encoded by the coding sequence ATGTCCTGGAACAATCGCGTGGTCTGGTCGGAAGGCATGTTCATCGGAACGCAGCACTTCCAGCAGCATGACCGTTACCTGGAAAACCTGATCGACGCCCGCAGCCGCCCGTTGTCCGCCGGCGCCTGGGGTTTCTCCGAGTTGCTGATCGACCAAGGCCTGCTGGCCCAGGGCAAGCTGGCGATTGTGTCGGCGCGCGGCCTGTTGCCGGATGGCACGCCGTTCAATATTCCCCAGGACGACCTGGCGCCGAGCCCGCTGAATATCGATGACAACCTGCGCGATGGCCTGGTTTACCTGGCCTTGCCGCTCAAGCGTGCGGGCGCGCGTGACACGGTGGACGACGGCGAAGACCTCGGCGGCGCCCGCTATGTCAGCCAGGTACGCGAAGTGCGCGACGACAATGCCCCGTTCGAAAACCGTGCGCCGGTGGCCGTCGGTTCCCGCGCGTTGCGCCTGCTGACTGCGCAAGATGGCATCAGCGACTACGCCGCCATCGGCTTGGTACGCATCAAGGAAAAACGCGCCGACCGCGCGCTGGTGCTGGATGACACCTACATCCCGCCGGTACTCGACGTGGCCGCGAGCAAACCGTTGACCGCGTTTCGCAGTGAACTGCTGGGCCTGCTGCATCAACGTGGCGAAGCCTTGGCCGGCCGCGTGGTCGCCTCGGGCGCGGGTGGTGCGTCGGAGATTGCCGACTTCATGCTGCTGCAACTGGTCAACCGCGCTCAGCCGCTGCTCCAGCATTTCAGCCAGTTGAGCCCGCTGCACCCGGAGCGGTTTTTCAGCGAACTGGTGAGCCTGGCCGGTGAGTTTTCCACCTTCTCGACGTCAGGCCGACGCCCCCAGGAATACCCGCAATACCAGCACGACGACCTGGCCCTGAGCTTCACCCCGGTGATGGCCGCCTTGCGTGAGGCGTTGTCGATGCTGATCGACAGCAAGGCCACGCCGATTCCGATTGTGGAGAAAGCCTACGGCGTGCACGTGGCCATGCTCGCGGACAAAACCCTGCTCGACAGCGCCAGTTTCATCCTGGTGGTGCGTGCCGATGTGCCCGGCGAAACCCTGCGTGCGCGCTTCGGCCAGCAGAGCAAGGTCGGCTCGGTGGAACACATCCGCGACTTGGTCAACCTGCAACTGCCGGGTATCGGCCTGCTGCCGCTGCCGGTGGCGCCACGCCAGATTTCGTATCACGCAGGCTCCACCTATTACGAATTGGACCGCGGCAGCGAGCACTGGCAACAGCTGAACAACTCCGGCGGCTTTGCCTTCCACATCGCCGGGCAGTTCCCGGGCTTGAACCTGGCCTTCTGGGCGATCCGAGGATAA
- the tssJ gene encoding type VI secretion system lipoprotein TssJ, with the protein MIPRFLLAAATALLLTACAKDAAKPEAAAEAEADTAAIELHFHAISGLNPGANGQAAPVRVRIFELKNAATFSRSDYFALADRAQSTLGLDLLDQDEVMVQPGQQLSIQRDLDPSTRQIGLLVGYRELDRAQWRTVLTVPARQYTEYQISLDVRAVRADVVVPPSSPAQ; encoded by the coding sequence ATGATTCCCAGGTTTTTACTCGCAGCTGCTACGGCGCTGCTGCTGACGGCGTGTGCCAAGGATGCCGCTAAGCCCGAGGCGGCCGCCGAAGCTGAGGCCGACACCGCCGCCATCGAGCTGCATTTTCACGCGATTTCCGGGCTCAACCCTGGCGCCAACGGCCAGGCCGCGCCGGTTCGCGTGCGCATCTTCGAACTGAAAAACGCCGCCACCTTCAGTCGCTCCGACTACTTTGCGCTGGCTGATCGTGCGCAATCCACCCTCGGCCTAGACCTGCTGGACCAGGACGAAGTGATGGTGCAACCCGGCCAGCAACTGAGCATCCAGCGCGACCTCGACCCGTCCACACGCCAGATCGGCTTGCTGGTGGGCTATCGCGAGTTGGACCGCGCGCAATGGCGCACGGTGCTCACCGTGCCGGCGCGCCAATACACCGAATACCAGATCAGCCTCGATGTACGCGCGGTGCGCGCCGACGTCGTGGTTCCCCCATCCAGCCCTGCCCAATAA
- the tssG gene encoding type VI secretion system baseplate subunit TssG: MESQARASSDPVNTLDAMHQQPWEYDFFQALRRIECEAPQLPRLGHSLRLADDPLRLGQQADCTFAPATLASVDPGSDGKPARLEQFFFGLGGPNGPLPLHITEYVRERQRNNADSTSKQFLDVFHHRLLSLFYRAWAEARPTVSHDRPDDDYWSARLAALSGRGMPSLLNQGLIPDTAKLHYSGHLSAQTRYPDGLKAILGEYFGLPVEIEEYVGQWLELPERSRVSVSANQLGVDFCLGSHVWDRQHKFRIRLGPLKLDDYMGMLPGSQPFNELVAWVAEYLGHELDWDLNLVLQQPEVPALQLNGQFRLGFNTWLGQPEHDANDLILARHYADHATTSRNPEHG, from the coding sequence ATGGAAAGCCAAGCCCGGGCGTCGTCCGACCCTGTGAACACACTGGATGCGATGCATCAGCAGCCCTGGGAATACGATTTCTTCCAGGCGCTGCGCCGTATCGAGTGCGAAGCGCCGCAGCTGCCGCGCCTGGGCCATTCCCTGCGCCTGGCAGATGACCCGCTGCGCCTGGGGCAACAGGCGGATTGCACCTTCGCCCCGGCCACGCTGGCCTCGGTCGACCCCGGCAGCGACGGCAAACCCGCGCGGCTGGAGCAGTTCTTCTTCGGCCTAGGCGGCCCCAACGGCCCGTTGCCGCTGCACATCACCGAGTACGTGCGCGAGCGTCAGCGCAACAACGCCGACAGCACCAGCAAACAGTTTTTGGATGTGTTCCACCACCGCCTGCTCAGCCTTTTTTACCGGGCCTGGGCCGAAGCGCGGCCGACGGTCAGCCACGATCGCCCGGATGACGATTATTGGTCGGCGCGCCTCGCCGCCCTGAGCGGCCGGGGCATGCCGAGCCTGCTCAACCAGGGGCTGATTCCCGACACGGCGAAGCTGCATTACAGCGGCCACCTGTCGGCGCAAACCCGTTACCCGGACGGCCTGAAGGCGATTCTCGGCGAGTACTTCGGCCTGCCGGTGGAAATCGAAGAATACGTCGGCCAATGGCTGGAGTTGCCCGAGCGCAGCCGCGTGAGTGTCAGCGCCAACCAACTGGGCGTGGACTTTTGCCTGGGCAGCCACGTGTGGGATCGCCAGCATAAATTCCGCATCCGCTTAGGCCCGCTCAAGCTGGATGACTACATGGGCATGCTGCCCGGCAGCCAGCCGTTCAACGAGCTGGTGGCGTGGGTGGCCGAGTACCTGGGCCATGAATTGGACTGGGACTTGAACCTGGTTTTGCAACAACCCGAAGTACCGGCGCTGCAGCTCAATGGCCAGTTCCGCCTGGGCTTCAACACCTGGCTCGGCCAACCCGAGCATGACGCCAACGACCTAATCCTGGCTCGGCATTACGCCGACCACGCCACCACCTCAAGGAATCCAGAGCATGGGTGA
- the tssE gene encoding type VI secretion system baseplate subunit TssE, whose protein sequence is MVTEIASRDRLQPSLLDRLTDDDPTNPKESADKRVLSLTQLKASVLRDLAWLLNTTSLLDADATLHTPAGTSVVNYGLPALAGNSVSSVDIKALEALIYQAIATFEPRILRHTLRVKARVGHGEMNHNALSFEIEGDLWAQPVPLRLLLQTDLDLESGHVRVVNADQRRRP, encoded by the coding sequence GTGGTAACTGAAATCGCTTCCCGCGACCGTCTGCAACCGTCCCTGCTGGACCGGTTGACTGACGACGACCCGACCAATCCCAAGGAAAGCGCCGACAAACGCGTGCTGTCCCTGACCCAATTGAAAGCCTCGGTTCTGCGCGACCTGGCGTGGCTGCTCAACACCACGTCGTTGCTGGATGCCGATGCCACGCTGCACACCCCGGCCGGTACTTCGGTGGTCAATTACGGCCTACCGGCACTCGCGGGCAACAGCGTCTCCAGTGTCGACATCAAGGCCCTGGAAGCCCTGATTTACCAGGCGATCGCCACGTTTGAGCCGCGTATTTTGCGCCACACCCTGCGCGTCAAAGCCCGCGTCGGCCATGGCGAGATGAACCACAACGCCCTGAGTTTCGAGATCGAAGGCGACCTGTGGGCGCAGCCGGTGCCGCTGCGCCTGTTGCTGCAAACCGACCTCGACCTGGAATCCGGCCATGTGCGCGTAGTGAATGCCGACCAGCGGAGGCGCCCATGA
- the tssB gene encoding type VI secretion system contractile sheath small subunit: protein MAKQSSQKFIARNRAPRVQIEYDVELYGAEKKVQLPFVMGVMADLAGKPAEPLAPVADRKFLEVDVDNFDSRLKAMQPRVAFHVPNELTGEGNLSLDITFESMDDFSPAAVARKVDSLNKLLEARTQLANLLTYMDGKTGAEEIIMKAIKDPALLQALASAPKPAGDQ, encoded by the coding sequence GTGGCGAAGCAAAGTTCTCAGAAATTCATCGCGCGCAACCGCGCGCCTCGAGTGCAGATCGAGTACGACGTCGAGCTTTACGGCGCCGAGAAAAAGGTCCAGCTGCCCTTCGTGATGGGCGTGATGGCCGACCTCGCCGGCAAGCCTGCCGAACCGCTCGCGCCCGTGGCCGACCGCAAGTTCCTTGAAGTGGACGTCGACAACTTCGACTCGCGCCTCAAGGCCATGCAGCCGCGCGTGGCGTTCCACGTACCGAACGAGCTGACCGGCGAAGGCAACCTGAGCCTGGACATCACCTTCGAAAGCATGGACGACTTCAGCCCGGCCGCCGTGGCGCGCAAGGTCGACTCGCTGAACAAGCTGCTCGAAGCCCGTACCCAGTTGGCCAACCTGCTGACCTACATGGACGGCAAGACCGGCGCTGAAGAAATCATCATGAAAGCGATCAAGGACCCGGCACTGCTGCAGGCCCTTGCGAGCGCGCCGAAGCCTGCTGGGGATCAATAA
- the tssC gene encoding type VI secretion system contractile sheath large subunit, whose amino-acid sequence MTENTAREGAQNLGATEETSEFASLLLQEFKPKTERAREAVETAVRTLAEQALAQTDLVSNDAIKSIESIIAAIDAKLTAQVNQIIHHQDFQQLESAWRGLHYLVNNTESDEQLKIRVLNIAKPELHKTLKKFKGTAWDQSPIFKKMYEEEYGQFGGEPYGCLVGDYYFDQSPPDVELLGELSKVCAAMHSPFIAAASPTVMGMGSWQELSNPRDLTKIFTTPEYAGWRSLRESEDSRYIGLTMPRFLARLPYGAKTDPVEAFAFEENTDGADSSKYTWANAAYAMAVNINRSFKHYGWCSRIRGVESGGEVENLPAHTFPTDDGGVDMKCPTEIAISDRREAELAKNGFMPLLHKKNTDFAAFIGAQSLQKPAEYDDPDATANANLAARLPYLFATCRFAHYLKCIVRDKIGSFKEKDEMQRWLQDWILNYVDGDPAHSTETTKAQHPLAAAEVIVEDVEGNPGYYNSKFYLRPHYQLEGLTVSLRLVSKLPSAKSA is encoded by the coding sequence ATGACCGAGAATACCGCCCGCGAAGGCGCTCAGAACCTGGGCGCAACCGAGGAAACCAGCGAGTTCGCATCGCTGTTGCTGCAAGAATTCAAACCCAAGACCGAGCGTGCCCGCGAAGCCGTTGAAACCGCTGTGCGCACCCTGGCCGAACAGGCTTTGGCACAGACGGACCTGGTGTCCAATGACGCGATCAAGTCGATTGAATCGATCATCGCCGCCATCGACGCCAAGCTCACCGCCCAGGTCAACCAGATCATCCATCACCAGGATTTCCAACAGCTGGAAAGCGCCTGGCGTGGCCTGCACTACCTGGTCAACAACACCGAGAGCGATGAGCAGCTGAAGATTCGCGTGCTCAACATCGCAAAGCCCGAACTGCACAAGACCCTGAAGAAATTCAAGGGCACCGCGTGGGACCAGAGCCCGATCTTCAAGAAGATGTACGAAGAAGAATACGGCCAGTTCGGCGGTGAACCTTACGGTTGCCTCGTAGGCGACTACTACTTCGACCAGTCGCCACCCGACGTGGAACTGCTGGGCGAGCTGTCGAAAGTCTGCGCCGCCATGCACTCCCCGTTCATCGCTGCGGCGTCGCCGACCGTGATGGGCATGGGCTCGTGGCAAGAACTGTCGAACCCGCGCGACCTGACCAAGATCTTCACCACCCCGGAATACGCCGGCTGGCGCTCGCTGCGTGAATCGGAAGACTCGCGCTACATCGGCCTGACCATGCCGCGCTTCCTGGCACGCCTGCCGTATGGCGCCAAGACCGACCCGGTGGAAGCCTTCGCCTTCGAAGAAAACACCGACGGCGCCGACAGCTCCAAATACACCTGGGCCAACGCCGCGTACGCGATGGCGGTGAACATCAACCGTTCGTTCAAACACTACGGCTGGTGCTCGCGCATCCGTGGCGTGGAGTCCGGCGGTGAAGTGGAAAACCTGCCCGCCCATACGTTCCCGACCGATGACGGTGGCGTGGACATGAAGTGCCCGACCGAAATCGCCATCAGTGACCGCCGCGAAGCGGAACTGGCGAAGAACGGTTTCATGCCGCTGCTGCACAAGAAAAACACTGACTTCGCTGCTTTCATCGGCGCCCAGTCGTTGCAGAAACCGGCCGAATACGACGACCCGGACGCCACCGCCAACGCCAACCTGGCCGCGCGCCTGCCGTACCTGTTCGCCACCTGCCGTTTCGCCCACTACTTGAAGTGCATCGTGCGCGACAAGATCGGTTCCTTCAAAGAGAAGGACGAGATGCAGCGCTGGTTGCAGGACTGGATCCTCAACTACGTCGACGGCGACCCGGCGCACTCCACCGAAACCACCAAGGCCCAGCACCCGTTGGCTGCCGCTGAAGTGATCGTGGAAGACGTCGAAGGCAACCCGGGTTACTACAACTCCAAGTTCTACCTGCGCCCGCACTATCAGCTCGAAGGGCTGACCGTGTCGCTGCGCCTGGTATCGAAGCTGCCTTCGGCGAAAAGCGCGTAA